One part of the Nostoc sp. PCC 7120 = FACHB-418 genome encodes these proteins:
- a CDS encoding rhodanese-like domain-containing protein, translating into MTNNPLGRIIPQQPPIEPQSDAHVLKSRLEWGEPAFTILDVRDRSTYNDGHIMGAMAMPIEDLVDRASSSLEKSRDIYVYGAGDEQTSQAVNLLRSAGFEHVSELKGGLAAWKAIGGPTEGIIESRTPAGADDYNVVSRMQNHLENQKKEV; encoded by the coding sequence ATGACTAATAATCCATTAGGCCGTATTATTCCTCAGCAACCACCCATTGAACCACAGTCTGATGCTCATGTACTCAAGTCTCGTTTAGAGTGGGGCGAACCAGCTTTTACAATACTCGATGTACGCGATCGCTCTACCTATAATGATGGTCATATTATGGGTGCGATGGCAATGCCCATCGAGGACTTAGTAGACAGAGCCTCATCGTCCTTAGAAAAAAGCCGTGATATTTATGTTTATGGCGCAGGTGATGAGCAAACCTCCCAAGCGGTAAATCTCCTGCGTTCGGCTGGTTTTGAACACGTCTCTGAACTCAAGGGTGGTTTAGCTGCATGGAAGGCGATTGGCGGCCCTACCGAAGGAATCATTGAATCCAGAACTCCCGCAGGTGCGGATGACTACAACGTTGTTTCTCGAATGCAAAATCATTTAGAGAATCAGAAGAAGGAAGTTTAG
- a CDS encoding ribonuclease H-like domain-containing protein → MTLQDFQVGDRDLSDATVAQYLQSEAIAVDTETMGLLPQRDRLCLIQLCNPEGKVTAIRIAQGQTAAPNLKKLLEATNVLKVFHFARFDVATLLHHLDIHVQPIFCTKIASKLARTYTNRHGLKDLVHELEQVELDKSAQGSDWGNAANLTEAQLSYAANDVRYLLSAQQKLVAMLKREERWELAQQCFQVLPTIVSLDLLQFKDLFEH, encoded by the coding sequence TTTACAATCCGAGGCGATCGCTGTCGATACAGAAACGATGGGATTGTTACCCCAGCGCGATCGCCTGTGCTTAATTCAGCTATGCAACCCAGAGGGGAAGGTAACTGCAATCCGTATAGCCCAAGGACAAACCGCAGCCCCAAATCTCAAAAAACTCCTAGAAGCAACAAACGTCCTCAAAGTTTTTCACTTCGCTCGGTTTGATGTTGCTACCTTGCTTCACCATCTAGATATTCACGTCCAGCCAATTTTCTGCACCAAAATCGCCAGTAAGTTAGCCCGCACTTACACCAATCGCCACGGACTTAAAGATTTGGTGCATGAGTTAGAACAAGTAGAACTAGATAAAAGCGCTCAAGGTTCAGATTGGGGAAACGCAGCGAATTTAACTGAAGCACAACTCAGTTACGCCGCCAATGATGTCCGCTATTTACTTAGCGCCCAACAAAAATTAGTCGCTATGCTCAAACGCGAAGAACGCTGGGAACTAGCACAACAATGCTTTCAAGTCCTACCAACAATTGTTTCCCTAGACTTATTACAGTTCAAAGATTTGTTTGAACATTAA